One part of the Saprospiraceae bacterium genome encodes these proteins:
- the ftcD gene encoding glutamate formimidoyltransferase: MKAQRIIECVPNFSEGRNELIIQAIASEIERTEGVKLLHVDPGKSTNRTVISFAGEPEAVIEAAFRAISMAAQKIDMRTHQGAHPRMGATDVCPLIPISGISMEETIGYAKKLAERVGDALEIPVYLYEASATVDARRNLADIRSGEYEGFEEKMKLPEWQPDFGPVKFNQQAGATVIGARDFLIAYNVNLNTKSVKLANEIAFDIRENGRPVKDLITGKLVKNEAGEIVRSPGSCKALKAIGWYIEEYGLAQVSMNLTNMNETPLHIAFEACRKAAETYGLLVTGSELVGLVPKRALIEAGQYFLRKQQRSLGISEKECIQLAIQSLGLNALSTFDPQKRIIEYMLEEKSTKLINLSLLDFAEETASESPAPGGGSVSAAVGAFGASLGAMVANLTAHKKGYEDQFEFFSETALKTQAKIAELLYLVDEDTKAFNAIMDAFRLPKSSLEEKANRKKAIRKANLYAIEIPLKTMEVAASCVPYMKAMAERGNPNSISDAGVGAICIQAAVCGAGLNVQINAAGLEDGDKKSKYLEKALKIELETIAEVQKILIYIKNSIQTK, translated from the coding sequence ATGAAAGCTCAAAGAATTATTGAATGTGTACCCAATTTTAGTGAGGGTAGAAACGAATTAATTATTCAAGCCATTGCTTCCGAAATAGAACGAACGGAAGGTGTTAAACTATTGCATGTGGACCCAGGGAAATCGACCAATCGGACAGTAATTAGTTTCGCAGGTGAGCCAGAAGCTGTGATTGAAGCTGCTTTTAGGGCTATTTCAATGGCAGCTCAGAAGATCGATATGCGAACCCATCAAGGCGCTCATCCCAGGATGGGAGCTACCGATGTTTGTCCTTTAATACCAATTTCAGGAATCAGTATGGAAGAAACCATAGGATATGCCAAAAAATTAGCAGAACGCGTCGGGGATGCATTGGAAATACCTGTATACTTATATGAAGCTTCAGCTACTGTAGATGCCCGCAGAAATTTAGCCGATATTCGCAGTGGAGAATATGAAGGTTTTGAAGAAAAGATGAAGCTTCCGGAGTGGCAACCTGATTTTGGTCCTGTAAAATTTAATCAACAGGCAGGTGCTACGGTTATTGGTGCGCGGGATTTTTTAATTGCTTACAATGTAAATCTGAATACCAAATCTGTAAAACTGGCCAACGAAATTGCCTTTGATATTCGAGAAAATGGTCGCCCGGTAAAGGATTTAATTACCGGAAAATTAGTAAAAAATGAGGCTGGAGAAATAGTTCGAAGTCCGGGAAGCTGTAAAGCATTAAAAGCAATTGGATGGTATATTGAGGAATATGGATTGGCACAAGTTTCTATGAATCTTACCAATATGAATGAAACTCCATTGCATATTGCATTTGAAGCATGCAGAAAAGCTGCTGAAACCTATGGTTTGTTAGTAACCGGTTCAGAATTGGTAGGCTTGGTACCAAAGCGGGCATTGATTGAAGCGGGTCAATATTTTTTAAGAAAACAACAAAGATCATTGGGGATCAGTGAAAAAGAATGCATTCAATTGGCCATTCAATCTTTAGGATTAAATGCTTTATCTACATTTGATCCGCAGAAAAGAATTATAGAGTATATGCTAGAAGAAAAATCAACTAAACTTATAAATTTAAGCCTTCTTGACTTTGCAGAAGAAACGGCTTCGGAAAGCCCAGCTCCAGGAGGTGGCTCTGTATCGGCTGCTGTTGGAGCATTCGGCGCTTCTTTAGGAGCTATGGTGGCAAATTTGACTGCCCATAAAAAAGGTTATGAAGATCAATTTGAATTCTTTTCAGAAACCGCTTTAAAAACCCAAGCTAAAATCGCGGAATTATTATATTTAGTAGATGAAGATACAAAAGCTTTTAATGCGATTATGGATGCATTTCGATTGCCAAAATCAAGTCTTGAAGAAAAAGCAAATCGGAAGAAGGCGATTCGGAAAGCAAATCTTTATGCAATTGAAATTCCTTTAAAAACAATGGAAGTTGCAGCATCTTGTGTACCTTACATGAAGGCCATGGCGGAGCGCGGTAATCCAAATTCAATAAGCGATGCTGGTGTTGGTGCAATTTGTATTCAGGCTGCTGTATGCGGGGCTGGGTTAAATGTCCAGATAAATGCAGCTGGATTAGAAGATGGAGATAAAAAATCAAAATATTTGGAAAAGGCATTAAAAATTGAATTGGAAACGATTGCTGAAGTTCAAAAAATTCTCATTT
- a CDS encoding T9SS type A sorting domain-containing protein — protein sequence MKYFYLLLLVLIFTFTLQSQNYSDKIASLIYTHCSNCHRPGEIGPFPLTNYEEVKDRAASIKYVTEIRYMPPWKPDPGYRNFQHENFLSDEEISDIGKWVDAGMPRGDVSKEPAFPNFPKGSQIGTPDLVVSFTQKYTHLGTGYDEYRYFVLPTNLTEDKELVALEMRPGNPKIVHHTLFWADNSGKARAEDAKTPEYGYSGGSAITFGEQLPGYVPGQKPNQYNNGMSQKIPKGSDLVLQMHFAPSSVDQEDSSSVNLFFAKQASKRTVYSKILLPTDLVNGPFIIPANTVKQFHAVYKIPTQVSLLGIWPHCHMLGKDWEVYALLPNGTKIPLIKIGDWDFNWQGGYYFQKLIVLPTGSEIHAFATYDNTVDNPVNPYSPPRAITWGESTKDEMFYLPLSYVLYQAGDESILLADEDITGYGASNVNIKTELNPIFPNPVTDELNIPFVLNGDQQIQINLLDLMGKSIVCLVDKQMYLQGQHILTIKTPKLENGVYMIQLKTKVGSWTQKLLIQKL from the coding sequence ATGAAATATTTTTACCTTTTATTGCTTGTTTTAATCTTTACATTTACTTTACAATCGCAAAATTATTCTGATAAAATTGCGAGTCTTATTTATACGCATTGTAGCAATTGCCATCGACCCGGCGAAATAGGTCCTTTTCCTTTAACGAATTACGAAGAAGTTAAGGATCGGGCAGCTTCCATTAAATATGTAACAGAAATAAGATACATGCCACCCTGGAAACCAGACCCTGGCTATCGAAATTTTCAACATGAAAATTTCCTGTCTGATGAAGAAATTTCAGATATTGGAAAATGGGTAGATGCTGGAATGCCGCGTGGAGATGTTTCAAAAGAACCTGCTTTTCCTAATTTTCCCAAAGGTTCTCAAATTGGGACTCCGGATTTGGTAGTGTCTTTTACTCAAAAGTACACACATCTTGGGACGGGTTATGATGAATATAGATATTTTGTCCTCCCCACCAATTTGACTGAAGATAAAGAACTTGTAGCACTCGAAATGAGACCTGGTAACCCAAAGATTGTACACCATACTTTATTTTGGGCTGATAATTCAGGTAAAGCACGCGCAGAAGATGCCAAAACTCCGGAATATGGATATTCAGGAGGATCCGCTATAACTTTTGGCGAACAATTACCAGGTTATGTGCCTGGTCAAAAACCAAATCAATACAATAATGGTATGTCTCAAAAAATACCAAAAGGTTCTGACTTAGTATTACAAATGCATTTTGCACCGAGTTCAGTTGATCAGGAGGACAGTTCTTCTGTAAATTTATTTTTTGCAAAGCAAGCTTCCAAAAGAACCGTTTATAGCAAAATCCTATTGCCAACAGATTTGGTAAATGGACCCTTTATCATACCTGCAAATACAGTGAAACAATTCCATGCGGTCTATAAAATTCCAACGCAAGTAAGTCTTTTAGGAATTTGGCCACATTGCCATATGCTTGGGAAAGATTGGGAAGTGTATGCTTTATTACCAAATGGCACTAAAATTCCATTAATAAAAATTGGAGATTGGGATTTTAATTGGCAAGGAGGTTATTATTTTCAAAAGTTAATTGTATTACCGACTGGTTCAGAAATCCATGCATTTGCAACATACGACAATACCGTTGATAATCCAGTGAATCCATATTCTCCGCCCAGAGCAATAACCTGGGGTGAAAGTACCAAAGATGAAATGTTTTATCTTCCTTTATCGTATGTGCTTTATCAAGCAGGAGATGAAAGTATTTTATTAGCGGATGAAGATATTACGGGTTATGGTGCTTCCAATGTAAATATCAAAACAGAATTAAATCCTATATTTCCAAATCCGGTTACGGACGAATTAAATATTCCATTTGTTTTGAATGGGGATCAACAAATTCAAATAAATTTATTAGATCTTATGGGTAAATCCAT